From a region of the Bermanella marisrubri genome:
- the rmuC gene encoding DNA recombination protein RmuC, which translates to MLAPDLVISLIVISTVFAGGVWTLQRQARNQISDLKQQLDESQLQVQQHQQALHQAQTQIQVDENTKQSLQQQVKDLHNTHQQNVAQIESLRNELSQAQGQLKHNEAVLTQSAKDAQKLIEKEHRIESLNQEISELKTALKQEQVEREKEQESLHEKLALLEQNKKQLSQEFENLSNKIFDEKYKQFNQTSKEGLSSLLNPFKDQLEGLRKKVDDVYVAESKDRASLKAQIGELHKLNRQITEEASALTRALKGEKKTQGNWGELVLETVLEKSGLRAGEEYVREKSINTEGDRYRPDVIINLPENKHIIVDAKVSLVAYTDYVNAETDDERQQHLKTHVQAVKAHIKALSEKPYDQLPGVNSPDFVFLFMPVEPAFMVAFQYDDSLFNEAFEKRIVVVTPTTLLASLRTVSNLWSIERQNKHAKQLAEQAGKVHDKLVGFVESMEKVGAQLTTVQKTYDTAWNQLKEGRGNLLSQAHKFKDLGVRSKKELPKHVMETAELEFSEDD; encoded by the coding sequence ATGTTGGCACCGGATTTAGTCATATCGTTAATTGTTATAAGCACTGTGTTTGCTGGTGGCGTTTGGACCCTGCAGCGCCAAGCCCGCAACCAAATTTCTGATTTAAAGCAGCAGTTGGATGAAAGCCAACTTCAAGTGCAGCAGCATCAGCAGGCTTTGCACCAGGCACAGACGCAAATTCAAGTAGATGAAAACACCAAGCAGTCTTTGCAGCAGCAAGTAAAAGACCTACATAATACCCATCAGCAAAATGTTGCTCAGATCGAAAGTCTGCGCAATGAGTTATCCCAAGCGCAAGGTCAGCTCAAGCACAATGAAGCGGTACTGACGCAAAGTGCCAAGGATGCGCAAAAGCTCATTGAAAAAGAGCATCGTATTGAAAGCCTAAATCAAGAAATCAGTGAATTGAAAACAGCACTGAAGCAAGAGCAAGTAGAGCGAGAAAAAGAACAAGAAAGCTTACATGAGAAATTAGCCTTGCTTGAACAAAATAAAAAGCAGTTATCCCAAGAGTTTGAAAACCTATCCAATAAAATCTTTGATGAGAAATACAAGCAGTTTAATCAAACCAGTAAAGAAGGTTTATCAAGTTTATTGAATCCGTTTAAGGATCAACTGGAAGGTCTGCGCAAGAAAGTCGATGATGTGTACGTCGCAGAAAGTAAAGACCGCGCATCGCTTAAAGCACAAATTGGAGAGCTGCATAAGCTCAATCGCCAGATTACAGAAGAAGCATCTGCGTTAACCCGTGCTCTGAAAGGTGAAAAGAAAACTCAAGGTAATTGGGGCGAACTGGTATTGGAAACCGTATTGGAGAAATCCGGTTTGCGTGCAGGTGAAGAATACGTACGTGAAAAAAGCATTAATACGGAAGGGGATCGCTACCGCCCTGATGTGATCATCAACCTGCCTGAAAACAAACATATCATCGTCGACGCCAAAGTATCATTGGTTGCTTACACAGATTATGTGAATGCAGAAACCGATGATGAACGTCAGCAGCATTTGAAAACCCATGTGCAGGCGGTGAAAGCCCATATCAAAGCATTGTCAGAAAAACCCTATGATCAATTGCCTGGTGTGAATAGCCCAGACTTTGTCTTTCTATTCATGCCAGTCGAACCTGCCTTTATGGTGGCGTTTCAATATGATGATTCCTTGTTTAACGAAGCCTTTGAAAAACGAATTGTTGTCGTAACGCCTACCACGCTATTGGCAAGTTTACGCACGGTTTCAAATCTATGGTCCATCGAGCGACAAAATAAACACGCTAAGCAGTTAGCCGAACAAGCAGGCAAGGTGCACGACAAGCTGGTGGGTTTTGTGGAAAGCATGGAAAAAGTAGGGGCGCAATTAACCACTGTTCAAAAGACTTATGACACCGCTTGGAATCAATTAAAAGAAGGCCGTGGTAACCTATTGAGTCAGGCTCATAAATTTAAAGACTTAGGTGTGCGCTCGAAAAAAGAGTTACCCAAGCATGTGATGGAAACAGCGGAGCTTGAGTTTAGTGAAGACGACTGA
- a CDS encoding WYL domain-containing protein: MEGYLTQKENSSATEHKRFAFLELMLIWEGCVSAKQIQSQFEISDRLAEIIIKKYKELYPDNIAYSGEKRAYIPTPQMVAQFSDGTLQDYVQIIADHAMVSELPLPKRRIDPAFVRPILLAIREQKRLKIDYASVSNPNFSQRIIQPHHLVFDGIRWHVRAYCEKNQGFRDFVLSRIDPAFGGELLDGADHYDIEDEDWNAFVDVEIQPDARLEENRKHLIALDYEMTEQNGEYRKTVHVRKAMLMYFLRRMGLDQYHQKPEVQQITLTAHCQAQLKL; this comes from the coding sequence GTGGAAGGTTACTTGACGCAAAAGGAAAATAGCAGTGCAACTGAACATAAACGCTTTGCGTTCTTAGAGCTCATGCTGATCTGGGAAGGTTGCGTGAGTGCCAAGCAAATCCAATCCCAGTTTGAAATCAGTGATCGCTTAGCTGAAATAATCATTAAAAAATATAAAGAACTTTATCCAGACAATATTGCATACAGTGGTGAAAAGCGCGCCTATATTCCTACCCCGCAAATGGTTGCTCAATTTAGTGATGGCACGTTGCAAGATTATGTGCAAATCATCGCTGACCATGCCATGGTATCTGAGCTACCGTTACCGAAGCGACGTATCGATCCTGCATTTGTTCGCCCAATTCTGCTGGCTATCCGCGAACAAAAGCGTTTGAAGATTGATTATGCATCAGTGAGCAATCCCAATTTTAGTCAACGCATTATTCAGCCACACCATTTGGTTTTTGATGGTATTCGTTGGCATGTGCGGGCTTATTGTGAAAAAAACCAAGGCTTTCGAGATTTTGTTTTAAGCCGTATCGATCCTGCATTTGGTGGTGAGTTATTGGACGGTGCAGACCACTACGATATTGAAGATGAAGACTGGAATGCTTTTGTGGATGTTGAGATTCAACCTGATGCGCGGTTAGAAGAGAATCGAAAACATTTGATTGCGCTTGATTATGAAATGACAGAACAGAACGGCGAATATCGTAAAACCGTTCATGTGCGTAAAGCCATGTTGATGTATTTTTTACGTCGAATGGGACTAGATCAGTATCACCAAAAGCCGGAAGTACAGCAAATTACGTTGACGGCCCATTGCCAAGCTCAGTTAAAGCTTTAG
- the moaE gene encoding molybdopterin synthase catalytic subunit MoaE — protein sequence MNKIAVQEADFDIAQEYQAMRQDNPNDGAIVFFTGLVRDFNQGKNVTGLFLEHYPGMTEKSLENIVEQAKQRWPINRVSLIHRIGQLHISDQIVFVSASSPHREAAFDACRFIMDYLKHEAPFWKKETTQEGDRWVKANQKDKDALKKW from the coding sequence ATGAATAAGATTGCCGTTCAAGAAGCAGACTTTGATATTGCTCAAGAATACCAAGCCATGCGTCAGGATAACCCTAACGATGGCGCCATTGTATTCTTCACTGGCTTGGTTCGAGACTTTAACCAAGGGAAAAACGTAACGGGCTTATTTCTTGAACACTACCCCGGCATGACGGAAAAGTCTTTAGAGAACATCGTAGAGCAAGCCAAACAGCGCTGGCCAATTAATCGCGTTAGTCTTATTCATCGCATTGGTCAGTTGCATATCAGCGATCAAATTGTATTTGTCTCCGCCAGCAGCCCCCATCGTGAAGCCGCATTTGATGCATGTCGCTTCATCATGGATTACTTGAAGCACGAAGCGCCATTTTGGAAAAAAGAAACCACACAAGAGGGTGATCGCTGGGTAAAAGCGAATCAAAAAGACAAAGACGCGCTTAAGAAGTGGTGA
- the moaD gene encoding molybdopterin converting factor subunit 1, with product MKILFFAQLKEQLGIDSVDVHISEQTTAKQLLQHLVKENPQWQAFLERDDLMCAVDQVMLSPQDIQNQPIANTQEVAFFPPVTGG from the coding sequence ATGAAAATTCTTTTTTTTGCACAACTGAAAGAACAACTAGGGATCGACTCAGTGGATGTCCATATCTCTGAGCAGACCACCGCAAAACAACTGCTACAGCATTTGGTGAAGGAAAATCCACAGTGGCAAGCTTTTCTTGAGCGAGACGACCTAATGTGTGCCGTGGATCAAGTCATGTTAAGCCCACAAGACATTCAAAACCAGCCGATTGCCAATACTCAAGAAGTGGCCTTTTTTCCGCCGGTAACAGGTGGCTAG